The Mycteria americana isolate JAX WOST 10 ecotype Jacksonville Zoo and Gardens chromosome 18, USCA_MyAme_1.0, whole genome shotgun sequence region CAGCCACGCAGCAGTGTCCTTCGTGTCCTGCCATCCAAGAACCAGCCGGTGTCCCAGGACGTGGTGGTGGGAGCGGGAAGGTCAtcacccacagccccagcccgggggagCCATTTCAGGCCTGCTCTCAGCTGGCACAGCCATGGGGCACAGCCCAGGCCCCGCTCAGCATCCCCAATGGCTCCCAGTGCTCTCCGCAGGTGAGGACGCACCTCTCCTCGTAGGCACTTACTCACTCTGATAGCCACCGCCAGACGTGCTGCTGGGCCTCGCCAGAACCTCAGGGACGGGGCACACGCCTCTGTGTGCCTGTGCCTCCGAGCACACGGGCAAACCTGCAGCTTTGTCCCCCCTTAATGCCCAAACCTCTGCAGCGAGCGAGCTCCAGCTGGGTCGCTGTAAGCAGCTTATCCCCCGTGATTAGCAACGCCGCCTGTCACCGGGGCTGCAGATGGCCACGGGAAAGCCGCTCTCGCCCACGGCTAATTAAAGCTGCGTCCTGAAGGCGGCCCAGACGAGGCGAGGCCCGGCAGGCCGGGGCGGCTCACCCAGGGGAGGTGAGGCGAGGCGTAGCTGCGAGAGGCGCCGCTCACCTCCCCCGGGGCAGCGCCTCAGGAGAGAGGGCACGGGcagcaccacctcctcctcctcgcccgcgAGGCGCCCCGAACCCGCCCGGGTCCTGTCAGCAGCGCTCCTGTCAGCAGCGCTGGGCGGCATGGCGGGGCCCCGCGGCCACCCCCAAAGGAGCGTGGGCGAGCCCAggccgggctggcggcggtgCCGCGATGCGAGGCTCGGCGGGCGGGTGGGGCCGCCCCGTCGATGGCGGCCGTTAGCTAAGCCGGCGGGCCCCGCCTGAGAGACGGTGCCACTGAGGGAGGCCCTGCACCGGGCGGGTTGTGGTTAACCCTAGAGAGATGCTAGCTCATCACCAAAACAAACCTGCACGTCAGGACccgaggatttaaaaaaaacaaagcaaaaaaacctgagCAGAGTACCACACCTGCTGCACATCTGGCTGAGGAGACCCCGCTGACAAGCTACGAGAAACCCTGCAGTGAAGCCAGGCTGCCGGGATCAGCGAGGCCGTGCTCCAGCACAACGCCCTACTAAACCAGGTATCGATCCATGAGTGCGTTGGTGCTTACTGTAAGCACTGCCGAAACAAACACCCTCCTCCTCAGAAGCCAGGAGAGTGGCCTCGTTTTTATTCTCACCTCTCTGATTTACTGCCTAAAATAGGTATCCTTGAGGCACAGTAAGCCTAGCATAACTCCTTTCTCGCTCTGCTCCCCTGAGCTCCCAGATGTGCCGAATTCTCCACAGAAAAGCGCACAGCAAGTCAGCTAGATGGGTATCAACAGATTTTCTGGCATCTCTCGCAATGGAGAACGGCTGGGAAGGCCTCACTAGATGTAACTCCTTATTTGTGCAAATACACAAAAAGCATTGCatttaaaacagttgtttttaGTCTGTGCTTCACAGGtctagggaagaaaaaacctGTGCATTTAAATGTGTTATTCAGGGATCTGTGCTGTGACTGTACAGTTctcaagagctgaaaaaaaacattaactgaATATAAAGGCCTGCTCTGCAACTCCACAAGCCCCAGAAATTTCTGCCTACctattcttctttcttccccattgGATCACAAGAGCAGACCAATTCCTATTCCTATGCTCTTTTGCATGGCAGCCTGCAAAATGAATGCACACCACTCATCTCGGGAGAGTAAACCAGACTATTACACTCTTAAGGCATTTACCGTGTGCTTGGTCCAAGCATAAATGATGATGGTCCAGGTACAGCAGCAGGTCACTGTAGTGCTTGTGCAGCATAGCAGAGGAAGCATCTGCTTATGTTTAAAGTGATCAAACTTGGGAGAAAATtgcttggttttaaaaatacaaatggcaTGGTTCTAGAGGTTAGAGCAAAGTTAACAGGGCTCTTGGTCCCTGAAGAATCAATGCAGTAGAAGGTCTTGTCAAGAGAAATGCAATTGTAGCATAACAGatgtaaactgaaaatgaaactgcttcagaaaaacacagaTCTTCCTAGCACTAGTATTTTCATTCTGCCAAAGCTGACATACtctttttctactgaaaaagaaTCCTGCTGAACATTTGTTTTTTAGGATTTTACCTGAAAGCCACAGCAGGGCAGATTTAGTGCGCATAAGATTAGAGTTTAGTTTATCACACCCCACAGAGCTCAGTGCTGCAGTGTAAATAAACccatcttttcctttccccaatcCTCATTTTACTAGCCCACCTTCCCACCTACACATTTACAAGCAGTACCCTCTACTTGTCTGAGTAAAGCTTAGACTAAAAGCCGTCGAAGCCCTGTAGACCTTCCCCCCATAATGACTCTCCCAGACTGCCTGGCTACAGTCCCAAACCCTCAGGAATACCTACATTTTCAAATGAGACATAGGTGACCAGTGTAACTTTTTCTAACACAGAAAAACTGTGTTCATTTTATAGTTTTCTTAGAAAAATGTAACATATCAAGGTCTGTTAAGATAGGCAGCTGAAGGCAAAAGGACATTTCAAGGCACAGAGTATCTATAACCTATATTCAACAGCCATTTTAAGGATCCTGAAGGACATTCAATTTGCATAAAAGCATCAGTGAATAAAACCCAAGACTACATACTGGGAGCACAAGCAGCTCCCTGGCCCAGTAAGAGCATTTTATACCAACCCCAGCTTTGTGCAAACCACTACAGCTAGCACAGGGAGTTATGGTCATAAATCTTAGTTAAATAACACCATCAAAAACAGCCCTCAGGAACTCCCAGATGTTTCCTGGAAATGTatctgcagaaaagcaggctAGACTGTATCATTTAAGGGCAGTCCAAAAGCCTTTTTAAAGACAGCTTGTCCAGGATATTTTGAGTGGTTCCCTTACTTACAATAGAGAGGATGCACAGTACAAGACTTGGAAGACTGCAGAAGGTGCATCCACTCACACATACAGAGGAGGGATTTAGGGGGAGGTAGGAAAGAAGAGTATTGGGATTACAAAGAGTCACAGTGTTTAACATGACATCTCAGAGATCTTCCGGTCTTACTGCAGGAACCCATCTGCCTAACCTTCAGGGaggcaaaagaaatgaaaaatcagatcCTCTCCCATTTGCTTAGTAGCAGTTCTTGCTCCATCAGAACGGACATGGGAAGAGCAGAAGGCTAGACTGGACGAGGGAAGAGTCCATTCTCCGTTGCAGAAAGGGCCTCAGTACGGCTGCTGCGCTGTCTTGCTTGAGTCAGGCCACTGTGGAGGGGCATCCTGCTGATCAATTGGCTCATAGGTGCTGCGATCCCGGCCTGCACGGGCGACACCTGAATGGAGATCGAAGAGAAcaagcttgggaaaaaaacaaaagcacaagaaCTGAATCCCCTAAGAGAAACCAACAGCTCAGGAGCACACCACATTAGCTGCTCTACCAGCTCCCCAGCACTTGTGTTCTGTAATCCTCACTACACAGACAGGAGGTAAGAAAACTCATCCTTCCAACAAAGGCAAAATGACTGAGATGCATTTGAACATGGCTCTTCATTCCCTGAGAACTGCTCTCTTGCTTTCCACACAGCCACGTGGCTACTAAGACCTGCAATACTACGTAGCAGCATAACAGGCTCCTATAATAGCACATTTCAGCAAGATCGAGTTTATGAGATCTAGTGGAAAAATGAACAGacaaaaacagaagcagcagaaaccatGGCTAGCTGACAGCATAAATTTAAGAGCATGATTCATCCATGAACCACTCTTCCCAACAACACAGCTACGCCTCAAGTGTGCCACACCATGGCCCTAAATTTGAATCCAGCAGTGCCCCCAATTGCAGTATGAACAATTTGCCTGTGGTACAAGAACGGTACAAAATCACGTTACTGTCCAGGGGAtaagcagggaaaggagagagacagacagagaatGTGCATGGAAAGCACTTTATCTATAGGCCAGGCAACTGCTGTGGCTAGAAAGCAATGTGAATCAAAGGTGGGCACCAAACCATATCAGAGGGTTGTTCTATGCAGCAAGGATGCTGCCAAGCAACAAAAAGAGATTTTGTGTGGAAAGAAAACGAGACAGAGAAGACCAGGAAAAATGCAACACTGTGAGGttcaaaaggaaaacaccaaacagcaggaaaacaagagaagaaatttGTCAACCACATTTGACAAAACAACAGCACACGATTTGTACTGAAAATCTTGTGAGAAAGAGTTCAGGAGAGGGTATGAAACTACAAATTGTCTGAATTCCAACCTGTGCCGGAGAGGAGACTCTCAGACAGTATGCCTGTGTTGGGATAGTGTGGTTGAAAAGAAGTGCTCCCAAATTCTAAGTAAAGGGATGAACTCCTCAACGATACCTACACTTTCCACGGGATACAAATGTCAAATCCCAGTTACAAGCACAGTGAGCAGCTAATAAAAATTGGCACAAACGTGGCCCACAGCAAGGCACTGCAGTTGACTCACAATCCTTCTGACCCAGTTAAGACATATCTGTCCGGCATTTGCACAAGTAGCTGATGGAGAAGACATGCACATTCCACTAGCAGAGAGATGCAAATGGCACACAGCACCCCAAGCCATGGTTTCCTTTCATggtctctcctcctctgcaggtaTCCACCTCTTTTCACAGGAAGCATTATCTTCTTTGACAGTACCAAGTCACAGCTTTCTAACACTGTAATGCAGTTATACCATCCTTTGTCCTGCACAGCCTTCTTCAGAAGGCAAAAAGATAACTGTGCCAggctgctggttttgctgggaTGGACTCACACACAGCAAACAATCCCTAGCAGCTGCCCCGGCATGGACTAGCACCAGGCATGCTTGGCAAAGCTGACTGAGACCCAGAACATCCAGCCACAGCCTCTTCTCTCTGGCAAGGCTGCCACATTATCATTAGCAAGTACAACTGGGAGAAAAATGAGTGCCTCCAGGCAAAGTCCCACGAGGTAAACATCAGGCCCGTTTTCCAGGTGAGGAAATGGAGGTCCAAAGCAATCAAAGTAGCTAGGACACGTGAGGCCCAGAGAAAGCATGGAGTTAGAAATCCAGCTTCCTTCCCTCTCATGCATAATCCACCTAGAGGGGATGCTGCCTCTACTTCCccccagaaggaaaagaaaggcttGGCAAAGAGAGAAGGACACCCAAAGGCTTCCAACAAGCACACACAaatgcaggaggaggaagagaagaaaagcctcTCGGTTATATTGGATAAGAGAGACAGCAGTGGTATCAATACCATTGTAGGCCAAATGGCAGACGAGGACTCCAGGTCTgcaagggaagagaggaagaatgtAAATTTAAGGCCTAGGACACACCAGAACCACAAAACGGGAGAACAGACATGAGCAAGAGAGAGCAAGCACCCCCTCTCCCTGGAAAGGGGGGGCAGaatccagctgcagagagctcagGCTGAAAGGTCCAAAGTGCAAGGTGGTCTCCCTAACACCAGAGGAGGTGGCCCACACTGATGTGGAGGCAGAGGAAGCATCCTACCTATGTTAAAGGTGTACTCTCCTCCACGCTCCCGATACATTCGATACACCAAATAGCAGGACACAGGTTTGAGGAGGAGGCTGAAGATGGCCATGCCTATACTGAAACGCTTCTCATCACTGAGATAGTTGTTTGGAGGGTAGAAGACAGAGATGTGAATGATGTCTGTGAGGACTGTGAGCAGCAGGCCAGTCAGGAactggaaacagagagagaattgGACGTGAACTGAATAGGGGATTAACCACGAGGAGTCACAGTTACAGCATCTATTTCCTGAGAGATCTGTGTCCACACAAGCATGCCTTCACCCCAGTATCACACATTGCTAACCCTTGACACTGCCCCAGGTAGACAGAGATTCCTAAATGAATGATCTCGTATTTCGTGTATTTTCTTCACATCTGTCAGACACCGCACGACATCTCTTTAATGTTCAGAGAAGAGTTTTATAAAGCCCCTCCAACTCAAGCATATTAAATGCTTTAAGTCCTCCCTGGCATTACAAGTCACAACAGCAGGTAAAAAAAGTAAGAATCAAATATGCCTCACCTCTGAGATGCAAGATAAGTGACAGTGAATGCTTCTCACCATGGTTTACAGTGCTTATAGATTTATACGCTctcttaaaaaaagccaaaaaaaccacgaaacaaaacaacccaaacaggGAATTTGACTTGTTCACTGCTGTATTGGGAACAGCTGAAAATCATCACTAACTCAAAGAAGCTGTCTCTGCCCTCCACCCTCTCCCTGAGCAGCCTAGTGGAGGCAAATACCCTCACACTCACCATTACGATGGCATCAAGGGAATCTCGCTGCACGATGGCCCAGATCCCCACGGCAAGGACACTGAAGTTTCCCCAGGCATAGGAAGCTGGAAATATGCCATTCATGCATCCCCTgccaaacaagacaaaaaaaacccaacccacattCACAGTAAGCCTGCAACAGTCTGTTTGCATTCATCCCTGTTCCCATCCAAACACCTCACTCTTAGATTTAGGATCTTCTTGCACAAAGACAGGCACAAACAGGGAGTGCTGATTGCCCAAGAACATCCCATTCCTAGTTTGAAGGAATACCCTCTTCTCACCCAGGCCAGGCCAGTTACCAATCACTCACCACACTGTGAGCAGCCAGTGTACCAGAATGATGGCCtatgaaaaaaaacagaaaggaagacaggTCAGCAAGTTGGGAGAACTGCAGGAGGATCGACGTGAAATGACACCATCTTGTTTGCAAGGGATGGGTGGAAGAGTGCCCTGGACCCATGAGCCAGCGCAGAAAGCTGGTGCAGCAACTGGGACAGTGAAGacacaaaaccatttttctctgcttctgttgctGAGTATTTCCTGTGGTGCTACACTGTAGTCATTCATTATTGTTGTCATCTCTGTCAACAGTTGATTCAGGGCCCACTTAGTCTTTTCTAAATGGGTTATTGATTTTGGAACTCCAGAAGAGTTTGTACAGAAAGCTGGGCAATCTGATTCACACTATGCCAGCACAGTTTATACATGACCAATCTGGCATCCCATCACCAAGAAGTCCGTGGAAAGTCatgcctgcagctcccagcaaTTTCACTCCAGTCCTCAGTAAATCCTCCCTTTTACCTGCTTCCAGTCTGTTCAGAGCAGTGGTTCAACCTCACTGCAATATTAACAGACCTGAAGGCATCTTCTAGGAACCCGAGAACCCGATCCTGCCATAGTACACAGCTCTTTCCATTCCTAGTGAAACCACCAGGGCCCAAACGCAGGCAGTGCCCTAAGCAGCGATAACAGAATGCTGTCACAGATTCTGTACTTTGCAAATGTCCTTAACGATCCTGATCCTTGTGCTCAAGGGGACAAATCCAAGAAGAAAGCATCTGACTGTAACAAGTGACACAAGGATTCTCTTCACCAGCACTTGACATTTCTGTAACCAAGGAGACATACTCTACATGTTTATTAAGACAGCAAATGAGAACAAGAATATACCACTTCAGTCTTTTTCTATACATGTATCCATATGTTCACTTGCTTTTGAGCCTGCTGGCCAGTCTCAGCAAAGGGAGATCACTCATACTCACTCTCTAAACATTTGTGAAAACAAGAATATAGAAGACAGGCTCTATCAGCAGCCTCATAAAAGAAAGGCTGAAGCCTGGACATATCAGAGGATCTATGGGAAACAGGcactcttccatttttttctaggTGTGAGAAAGGCTCCAATAGCATTTATACTGACCtcggtataaaaaaaaaaacaaactaaccaCCAAAACCCCTCTGAAGCACACTCCCTCCACATACTCCcacaaaaaaactcaaaaccaaaaccacccaaacattGGGAAATGAGTAAGTAGCAAAAGTCTAAATTACTTGGTGGACACAGGAAAGCTGTATGCAGATAGGAACATTAAGACACTAAGAAAACCCCTTACGATCTACTGACATCCTGCTATGTTCACTGACTTAAAAATGCCTATCTATGCTCTAACTTAATACAAAACTAGTTGCTCAAGAAGAAAGTTAATAACCAAGGAAGCTGTGACACGAGCAAAGCACAGCCAGGAAATCAACAGGAGCGATGCATCTGCTGTGGCTCATACTGCTCTGCCAAGATACCACAATGTGTCTTCTGATAAGACAGAGCTCTTGCTTCACTGCAGTACCCTAGCACGTCTGCTGAGCATTCACCATGAGTAGCCTAGACTTGGTCATAACTTCAAACACTgcttaaacagatttttattaatgaggttttttaattgttcattaAAGCCTACAAAGTgcttcaccaccaccccctgctttcccttctccccaatTGTACCACGGAGACCAGGCAGAAACTGCTAATCAGTAAAATACAAGATGTTCTTGGATAAGAATGTAGACATGCAAATAGCATTTACTCAAGAGACTATCACAACATCAGGGAAATTCTTAATTAGGTAGTATTTAATTGCATGTTACATACCCGCAAGACCCCTCAAGGCTCACCAGTTAACATAATTAGGcagggtggctttttttttttaaagctgcctaGATCAATATTGCAGTTATTAAATTATGAAGCAAGCTTAGTCATCAGCATAAAATCAGGTAAACTAGGGCTGATAGTATGAGGgactgctgaaataaaaacaaggcaTTCCTGTCCTGGTTATTAGTCCAATTTACCTGACAGTTCTTCAGGGCACTATGGAATTAGCTGGTGGTCTTGGGTATGCATTAACATAGAAAATGTAGTGgtaatgaaaaacattctttaaagcTACAGTCACTATGTGAGATTAGGTAATTTGCAGGCAGTCTCCTGATGAGACAGCAGAAGAATTCaaattttttccatctgttcaAGGACTTACGTCTGTACCTAAGAAAGgcatacatttcttcttttgagaAAATAACTCCTAAGACTTGAACCAGTGCTGAgagcagaaaataagaaaggtGGGACCTTTGTCTCCATCCCTTCTGGGCAGAAGGATGACCATGCGATTAAAAGCATCCCATTGGAAACTGGGGAGAGCTAAGGGGAATTCCTAGCTCCTCTGCAAATCCCAGCATGTGATGGAACTAATTGCCAAGCATAAGAAGAGCTTGGTTCTGCCTTGGTCTTGTTAGATGGGAAACTCTTTGGAACAGGAACTCATTCCTTTAAACATGCTTCAGCACAGAACCTCGCACAAGGCTGAATTTTGACTAAGTTAAAAACTACATGGTTCTAAATTACAACTATTTTCTTGTAGTatctaactttttaaattttacttacttttttttttttttgagagtgagCTCATCTACTCTGAGTGGCATATTCACCCAAGGATATACTAACCAAAATACAGATCTGAGTGGCCACCTGTGGGCACGCTCCTCATTATTATAACACAGTGATAATAATGAGAGTGGTTAGGCAGTGGAACAGGCTATCCAATGGGGTTGTCGTGGCTCTATCCTTAGAGATTTTTAACAGTCAGCTGAATTTTGAGTTGAGCTAtttgatctaactttgaagttagctttgctttgagcaggaggttggactagatgccATACAGAGGTCTCTTTTAATCTAacttattctatgattctgtgacctAGCATTTAAAAATGCCCAAGTACAAAACGTATGTTCCCAGGCACATGGATTGTAGGGCATTGTCCAGGCTTGATCAAACTCAAATTTTGTATTTCGAGGCTCTGCATATTTATTGCAATAATCCTAGGTGTCAAGCATTCACTGCAAAAATATGGTTATGCTGCTTCCCACGTGCTTTGCTGAGCATTACTATTAGAGCTGAGCAGGTAGATGCTGTTTCATGAGCATGTTCCTCATCCACTCTAGGGCCTGCTACATTGATTTAATAGCTCTGCAAGTAGCTTAAAGAGAGACCTCAAGGCTAAGACATTGCTATGTTCTGGCACAAACACAGCTCAGTCATGCAGTTTTCTCCGAGCTGCTTCTATCACGAGGCTCATCTTTTTTAATCTCACAGAAACTGTAAGCAGATCATCCCAATGAATAGCAGTAGTACACGTTATTTCCAGTCCCTTTCTGAATAAGAATCTTTCCTACCTTTGTGATATGTTTCAGGGAAGCAGGCCCTAACTCAGGAAAAGTACAAAGACGCAGGTACAATTATTAACTCCCCATTCCCCAGCTCTTCAGCCCCAGAGCAGTACCAGCAGACTTGACAACAAGGAATTTCTTAGTGCTGAAAACAGTTTGCCCAGGACAATCTCACTCTTATCTAGGAAGAGATTTGGGAACGGTTGTCTGAAACCAGAGAAGAAAGGCAACATTTTAGATGTGTTGTTATGGTGACTCATTCATTCAAGAAGTCTGTGTTTTTCGGCTCCCCTATCTCCACCTCCCATGGTAGAACATGTATTTAATGCTGGcaaactttttaattaaacatccttatttttcactgttgttttagcatggggaaaaaaaatcaaaccaagttaaaaaacaaagcagaaggcaAGATCTTGTAATCTTCCTAGTGCCCTGGGAATCACACAATAGTCCAAACTTGTCAGAGCGAAGTATCAGCTAGTTTACAGAAGGTAATATAATCCACATGCCAGGCCTTGAAAACTCCATTTGCTTACTTGCCTCTAACaaggaaagctgcttttcctgGTGAACTAGTAAGAGGGGGAAACATCATCATATGAACACCAAGCCTTTATTTAGCACAGCCACACAAAAGCCTTCCTGTACAAAGCTGAATTCATAACGGTAGCTGAGATAATACTACCCTCCCACCCAGCCTGTAGGCAGCCTGCTCTGAGGACACCACTCAGCTTTATGAATCAATAGCAGAAAAAACCTGGTGCGATCAGTGATGCTTTCATTCCCTGGGCAAAGTTTTAACCAAAGAAAGCACCTGAAACTTGCCATACCAGACAAGATACACAAAGTAGTGAAGCTGGAAAAAGGCACACACATCtgaaaatacaaaagagaaaaaaaaaaaaagaggaaaatttcacCCATCTGGTATGAGGGAAGGCTTCCATATCAAACACCAACATCAAAAGCAAAAAAGTGATTTTAGCATCCTCCAGCTTCTCCGCAAGGCTGTGCTTCTTCCCAAACTGAAAAGTGTAACGTAACTGTGGTAAGCCCCTTATTTCCCATTTCTCTGGTTACCAGATATTCACCAAATAGCCTCCAACTGAAGCCCCCCCCccaacagaaaagcaatttcaaTTATCTACCAGATAATAACCCCAAGTGGGATCATCTTTCTAAGATATTTTGCCTGACAAGCAAAAAGTTTGCCTCCTCAGGATCTTGCGTAGTGTTTATCCTGGATTAGCTCTGGTCAGCTGAGCTGAAAACCTCCACGGACACAAGTTAATAACCAGCTGCCGCCCCAACCCAGCCGTTGGCCACTTCAGCAACTGCCCTGAAGTAAGAGAGAACCTTGAAGTCATTGCCTGCCGCTCTTAATGACCAAGAGCTTTTGCAACATTTGCCCATGTGATGAAAACGGTTTAGAAACACCAGTCTCCTCCTCGGAGGCCTCCACGTCTCCTGACCAGGTCCTCAGCCAGGACCTGGACCAGGCGCAAACCTGGCCAGCGTGCGAGAGGCGAGGGCAGGCCGGGCCAAGCGCCCGCTCCCCGGGTCGCgtcccggccgccccgcgccgccgcctcccccgagCCGCGGCCGAGGAAGAGGCTGCCGCCCCGGCGGAACCCCCGCCCAGCCCTCCCGCTCCTCAGGCGGGGCCTCGGCcagcgccccgcagcccccggccccgcggcgggcagccTGCTCTCTCGGAGCCCGCAGAGACCGACCGAGCGGCCGGCCACGGGGCAGCCGGAGAGGCCCCCCCTCACCGCCGGGGAAGCTCGGGagcggctcggccccgcggccCCTACCTTGAGGTTGACGGCAGGCAGCTCCATGGCACCCGCCCGCCCCGTGactcccggcggcggggccgcctcaCGTGGAGctgggccgggccccgccgccgccacgggCTGGCCCCGGGCCGCCcaggggagggcggcggggcggggggagccgggcaaGCACCGGGCCGCGCCCCACGGGGGCGTCCCTccgcgcccggccggccccagccccacggagccccgccgccgcggtgcGTCCTGCCGGCACGGCGTCGGGTCGGGAGCGACGGGGAggcccggcccctgccctgaACCGTGCCCTCTGCCGCGCCGGGTGATGCACGGTGGTGCTGGGGTGTGCCGTTGTGGACTGGGTGGCAGGTGGTGATTTCTTGTCAGACGGCCGCGTTCCAGACGAGGAAATGGTCTGGATACTCTGCTACCCGATGCGTATTGCACAGCACCTGGTTCCGAAACAGAAAGCCACCAGCAGGTTAAAAGTGTACCTGGATGAGTTTGTTGACCCCAAACACCCAGCCAAACGGTTCTTCCTGCTGCTTACACACGTAATGCAGCTGAGGGAAGGTTTGGCAGCCTACGTGGACTGTAGTCACAGTCCAGGAAGGCTAATGCATGTATAGGACTTAGCAGCTTTCCGGAGGTcttcttccagaaagcttttGTGCACACATCAGTACTGTAGCAAAAAGGTGAGAAGTGACAAAGACGCTTGATAAACACCAATAAAAAAGCAATTGCAAGGCGCTAGCTGTGCTCAGCTGTATCACATAATAACCGAGTCAAGTTCAGGTTGGTCTTTGTGGTCAAGCACCGGAGTGTCTAGCCATGTAGCTAGAATGGCTGGCAGATACTTAGTTGTTTCCTTTGGCCCTAGATTTTTCCCTAGAACTAGATGACTGAACTCTTTGCCTAAAAGCCTGGTACAAATCACAAGTCCTCGTCTCTCATTCTGAAAGAAAGCTTCTCCCATTTTAGAGCTAGGGAAGTTGATAAGTGATCAACCCAACCCCACACAGTACAGCTGTAACTTACCATTTCCTGTCCAGTTCCTAATAGCAGTCTTCTCCCCAAGTGTGGCAAGTGAACTAACAGAACCAAGAAGTCAGGATGAC contains the following coding sequences:
- the AGTRAP gene encoding LOW QUALITY PROTEIN: type-1 angiotensin II receptor-associated protein (The sequence of the model RefSeq protein was modified relative to this genomic sequence to represent the inferred CDS: inserted 1 base in 1 codon), producing MELPAVNLKAIILVHWLLTVWGCMNGIFPASYAWGNFSVLAVGIWAIVQRDSLDAIVMFLTGLLLTVLTDIIHISVFYPPNNYLSDEKRFSIGMAIFSLLLKPVSCYLVYRMYRERGGEYTFNIDLESSSXHLAYNGVARAGRDRSTYEPIDQQDAPPQWPDSSKTAQQPY